In Besnoitia besnoiti strain Bb-Ger1 chromosome IX, whole genome shotgun sequence, a single genomic region encodes these proteins:
- a CDS encoding hypothetical protein (encoded by transcript BESB_014740), producing MEVAPWALERDRVAARRHHQVCYDEWIQCELCGKWRRCPAGTAEVFSSTPFSCERSFWEPAQRRACETREEEWRGRVLTLHDSGGEERRWNYFRRPKPEKAAEGSGASLLQASPSFRLPSAPAAFRSTPVFPREPQPAEAEEARSSRPRDALAPLGRGSCPDPPLPGDLPRLSPGRRLQRGLNRETEALAAFLQEKKKEHSDFLSGVHSAATQDFFRSFLNKCDPREVERGAEASRGGARWSGSASFAKAAAAAVLSPRVSPAPAGQAARFSALASCRRILQLSEEDAGEGPARRSAEAIPSWSPSPLDVLAFLGANEASDDADTRSAAGRPRGRGARYALDELLEEQACHELWEHARRVWGLRTGASDADRRRGDPLGEIPKAPGAESTPAAAARAAALGVRLRPKQEACAENGRDAGASSLSPPRVLVASLSTESSLSSSGSWLRGLSSSAASPPSVSHCAAAAQPVPGVSSPPGDAERLFLLSQPRGGSAGGSGVPSRGTSPCEAADGAAVDGAGSHPSLSSSPSLLSSPTPLSTLHARGCLSRRGTPAPSGEARGGAAASPLGSGGTSDRAGGLHASESLRLVSAVSPPSSPTSSPLALLEGCRAARERTSEVGALSAAGASVSSACPSPSAFPQAAASAPAAISPLAPKIEALLRLRIIQQMVWPGDNPNCCSITSRFKASNHSSMIHDVYRVGKYQRAINIVCGERRKRRVAVERSQAAATGDRASAKRERRGDADRGAGGLHAAAPPAEKARDEEEEKREDAPKARRTGRRLVALKDGEREGERATEARKRRKAPGAVAADSGGLREEALRETSREASEGDDAESDEEEDGPDVLEIGTGPYALLALNASRAGARRVVALEADRQSASSAAHFIRLYGFDKVVTVLHAYSSDVTRRQLAEQFAALRPKQKAPETARGGATAGSDRESASHPGARRRTRRKADGRRKTALGGAGAGAETATGGRSRFSAPTGGEDLSPGARRTGSADSEPASESADPFSRLLLIHEIIGDFAGNEGVADVVRLLQQECAPHRPRSIPLAARSFIHPCMFPSSSSFPFPHFLHKQRSRISPRHKLIQAIGLEQHALLLASGAAEIDVVYGAPNLERKSEPGDAATKSEAPEDGGPRGGAEETPPRAERQRRRPTGKEGNDAQRKSQAANSVRSGRTKKEERETMDTDQAATNGQPPAETQAGDAVEAKPQSALLAPVFEDLLFEEEMQCQMQQRRFLRFAVERNGAMAGLVVTNEVELVKGLCVGTAECVTSGPAPHAFPGECPSVWYKAFVLMPDEVLVDVGDQILVDASIDLQNYQQDPAPAGGAPGRVGAAGSIPSRCSLGPRRETSHGRGRKRRRCAGLARRQAKEDAESEEGDEGETAAQEGDPAETIETEADADEAAAEAATQVARASREVRPSGWEGADAGGEERPQRGRGGEGRMGRNRGRVRAQGTTGGLDDEAKEMQSRKTPTDGRSLNPRRRTRASAFSRGPSASSSRLSSPRRPASSASPSRSPAAARRQRERRGGDTNPQRLKSNEEAREPPEAPKRRAGARGKGGRAVLHEAAPEGKTGKYSESGGEHRKAGENRAMSVEELGREDPGEDKASERDDAGVRTRRQRRRGAAGSRGGTWRAASVRRVQRRTLAAQVEIGEASEAQPLGRRGGAALKSGRPQGRHAQQVAAPSARDRETSRKRDRNTGGNGEGDESEEEAAPGSSSEDNSRDRSPVIDRRITRACARREGRTAEDRVHATGASGEAANPDEGQEEEAAGDEKSRDGEETPSPTESRRRTKGRMSAHQKEGPGGPRASVASTGKPAHPYSRPCYKFDISIFRRRDFPEVSSAAFAALSCGGLRALKPFYFASVDVPFEEQVPHAPPSEKTKTKPRRSQEPDDAAGALV from the exons ATGGAGGTCGCTCCCTGGGCACTCGAGAGAGATCGGGTGGCCGCACGGCGCCATCATCAGGTTTGCTATGACGAGTGGATTCAG TGCGAGCTGTGCGGGAAGTGGAGGCGCTGTCCAGCGGGGACGGCGGAGGTCTTCAGCTCGACGCCGTTCTCCTGCGAGAGGAGTTTCTGGgagccggcgcagcgccgcgcctgcgagaccCGCGAGGAAGAGTGGAGAGGCCGAGTCCTCACGCTCcacgacagcggcggcgaagagcgacgctGGAATTACTTCAGACGTCCCAAGCCCGAAaaggctgcggaggga AGCGGAGCGTCTTtgctgcaggcgtctccttcgtttcgcctcccttcggcgccggcggcgttcCGGTCGACGCCTGTTTTTCCTCGCGAGCCACAgcccgcagaggctgaggaggcgcgcagctctcgTCCCCGCGAcgcactcgcgccgctcggccGCGGGAGTTGTCCGGACCCGCCCCTGCCTGGGGAcctgccgcggctctcgccggGGAGGAGGCTCCAGCGAGGGCTGAATCGAGAGACGGAGGCactcgcggccttcctgcaggaaaagaagaaggagcacTCCGATTTTCTGTCGGGTGTGCACtcagccgcgacgcaggacTTCTTCCGGTCGTTTTTGAACAAGTGTGACCCGCGCGAggtcgagcgcggcgccgaggccagccgcggcggcgcgcggtggagcggcagcgcctctttcgcgaaagccgcggcggcggcggtgctTTCGCCGCGCGTAAGTCCCGCTCCTGCTGGTCaggccgcgcgcttctccgcgctcgcgagtTGCCGCCGGATTCTCCAGCTGAGTGAAGAAGATGCGGGCGAGGggcctgcgcgacgcagcgccgaggcgatTCCCTCGTGGAGCCCCTCCCCGCTCGACGTGCTGGCCTTCCTCGGCGCgaacgaggcgagcgacgacgcggacacGCGCAGTGCCGccggtcgcccgcgcggcagaggcgcgcgataCGCCCTCGATGAGCTACTCGAAGAGCAAGCCTGCCACGAGCTGTGGgagcacgcgcggcgcgtgtggGGCCTGCGGAcgggcgccagcgacgccgaccggagacgcggagacccGCTCGGCGAGATCCCGAAGGCCCCCGGGGCCGAGAGCAcccccgccgcagccgcgcgggcggccgccCTTGGGGTGCGGCTCCGCCCGAAGCAGGAGGCATGCGCAGAGAACGGGCGCGACGCAG GtgcctcgtcgctttcgccgcCCCGCGTCCTGGTTGCGTCGTTGAGCACCGAGTCGTCGCTTTCGTCGTCGGGTTCgtggctgcgcggcctctcctcgagcgccgcgtcgcctccgtccgTGTCTcactgcgccgctgcagcccagCCCGTGCCTggagtctcctcgccgccaggcgacgccgagaggctGTTTCTTCTCAGCCAGCCTCGCGGGGGCAGTGCGGGGGGGTCTGGTGTGCCCTCGCGAGGGACTAGTCCGTGCgaagccgccgacggcgccgcggtcgaCGGCGCGGGTTCGCAcccgtcgctctcgtcgtcgccgtctctgtTGTCCTCGCCCACGCCGCTGTCGACTTTGCACGCCCGGGGCTGTCTCTCTAGGCGGGGAACGCCTGCGCCGAGTGGAGAGGCCCGAGGGggggccgcggcctctccgttGGGCTCTGGGGGCACGAGCGACCGCGCGGGAGGCCTTCACGCCTCcgagtctctgcgtctggTCTCTGCGgtttcgccgccgtcgtcgccgacgtCGAGTCCGTTGGCGCTGCTCgagggctgccgcgcggcgcgggagaggacCTCGGAGGTCGGCGCGCTCTCGGCCGCCGGTGCCtcagtctcctctgcgtgcccATCTCCTTCGGCGTttccgcaggcggccgcgtctgcgccggccgcgatATCTCCCTTGGCGCCCAAGAtagaggcgctgctgcgcctgcggatcATTCAACAGATGGTGTGGCCTGGAGACAACCCGAACTGCTGCTCCATCACGTCGCGCTTCAAAGCGTCTAACCACTCGAGCATGATTCACGACGTGTACCGCGTCGGAAAGTACCAACGAGCCATCAACatcgtctgcggcgagaggcggaagcggcgagTCGCCGTCGAACGCAGCCAGGCAGCCGCGAccggcgaccgcgcctcggcgaagcgagagcggagaggagacgcggaccGCGGGGCGGGTGGAttgcacgccgccgcgccacccgcggaaaaggcgcgagacgaggaggaggagaagcgagaggacgcgccgaaagcgaggcgcacgggccgccgcctcgtcgcactgaaagacggcgagcgagaaggcgagcgcgccacagaggccagaaagcgaagaaaggccccgggcgccgtcgccgccgacagcGGAGGCCTTCGAGAAGAAGCTTTGCGTGAGACAAGCCGCGAggccagcgaaggcgacgacgcggagagcgacgaagaagaggacggccCTGACGTGCTGGAGATCGGGACGGGACCGTACGCGCTGCTGGCACTGAatgcgtcgcgcgcaggcgctcggcgcgtcgtcgccctggaGGCCGACCGACaaagcgcctcctcggcggcgcactTCATCCGCCTGTATGGCTTCGACAAGGTCGTGACTGTCTTGCACGCGTACAGCAGCGACGTCACCCGCCGGCAACTCGCCGAGCagttcgcggcgctgcggccgaaACAGAAGGCCCCTGAAAccgctcgaggaggcgcaacCGCGGGTAGCGATCGAGAGTCGGCCTCGCACCccggggcgaggcggcgcacgcggcggaaaGCAGACGGCCGGAGGAAAACCGCGCTTGGCGGGGCGGGGGCtggcgcggagactgcgacgggggggcggagccgtttctccgcgccgacaggaggcgaagacctGTCGCCCGGGGCGCGCCGAACGGGCTCGGCAGACAGCGAGCCGGCGAGTGAGTCCGCAGACCCGTTttcgcgcctgctgctgatTCACGAGATCATTGGCGACTTTGCAGGGAacgagggcgtcgcggacgTGGTGCGCCTTTTGCAGCAGGAGTGCGCGCCGCACCGACCGCGGTCGATTCCGCTTGCTGCGCGCTCGTTCATCCATCCCTGCATGTtcccttcttcgtcctcgtttCCCTTCCCCCACTTTCTCCACAAACAGCGCAGCAGAATCTCGCCTCGCCACAAACTTATTCAGGCGATTGGCCTCGAGCAGcacgcgcttctcctcgcgtctggcgccgcggaaaTCGACGTAGTCTACGGCGCGCCGAACTTGGAGAGGAAGTCCGAGCCTGGTGACGCCGCgacgaagagcgaggcgcccgaaGACGGAGGcccgcgtggaggcgccgaggagacgccgccacgcgccgagaggcagcggcgacgcccaaCAGGGAAGGAAGGGaacgacgcgcagaggaagagccAAGCTGCCAACTCGGTCCGTTCAGGTCGAACGAAAAAGGAAGAGCGCGAGACCATGGACACAGACCAGGCAGCGACTAACGGTCAACcccccgcggagacgcaggccggcgacgcagtcgAAGCCAAGCCGCAGTcggctctcctcgcgccggtcTTCGAGGACTTGCTGTTTGAAGAGGAGATGCAGTGCCAaatgcagcagcgcagatttcttcgcttcgcagTCGAGAGAAACGGCGCAATGGCCGGGCTTGTCGTCACCAACGAAGTCGAACTCGTCAAG GGGCTGTGCGTCGGCACTGCGGAGTGCGTGACCAGCGGACCGGCGCCGCATGCGTTCCCCGGCGAGTGCCCTTCGGTGTGGTACAAGGCCTTCGTGTTGATGCCTGACGAAGTTCTCGTGGACGTTGGCGACCAGATCCTCGTGGACGCCTCGATCGACCTGCAGAACTACCAGCAGgaccccgcgcccgccggaggggcgccaggccgcgtgggcgccgcggggagcATCCCTTCCCGCTGCTCCCTAggcccgcgcagagagaccaGTCACGGTCGCGGGCGGAAGCGGCGTCGGTGCGCCGGCCTGGCAAGACgccaggcgaaggaggacgcggagagcgaggagggcgacgagggcgagacggcggcgcaggagggagaCCCAGCGGAGACGATCGAAACGGAGGCGGATGCGGACGAAGCtgccgctgaggcggcgacgcaggtcgcgcgggcctcgaggGAGGTGAGGCCAAGCGGTTGGGAGGGtgccgacgcaggcggcgaagagagaccgCAGCGCGGGCGTGGAGGGGAAGGGAGAATGGGGCGGAaccgcgggcgcgtgcgagCGCAGGGAACCACGGGCGGCTTAGACGACGAGGCAAAGGAGATGCAAAGTAGAAAGACACCGACGGATGGGCGCTCGCTCAATCCAAGACGTCGCACGCGTGCGTCGGCCTTCTCTCGTGGTCCGTCTGCTTCAAGCTCGCGACTGTCTTCACCGCGGCGTCCTGCGTcatcggcgtcgccgtcgcgctcgcctgccgcggccaggcgccagagagagcgaaggggCGGCGACACGAACCCGCAGCGACTGAAGAGCAACGAGGAGGCACGTgagccgccggaggcgccgaaacggagggcgggggcgcgGGGCAAGGGAGGAAGGGCGGTACTCCACGAGGCCGCTCCAGAAGGGAAGACAGGAAAATATTCCGAGAGCGGGGGGGAGCACAGAAAAGCCGGGGAGAACAGAGCGATGTCGGTTGAGGAACTCGGGCGAGAAGACCCAGGCGAAGACAaagcgagcgagcgcgacgacgcaggcgtcaggacgcgccggcagcgcaggcgaggggCGGCCGGGAGCAGGGGAGGAACGTGGCGAGCCGCAagcgtccgccgcgtgcagcggcggaCGCTTGCGGCTCAGGTCGAAATCGgtgaggcgagcgaggcgcagccactgggaaggcgagggggggcggcgctgaagaGCGGCCGGCCGCAGGGGCGTCACGCCCAGCAGGTGGCGGCCCCAtccgcgcgagacagagagacgagcCGGAAGCGGGACAGGAACACCGGGGGCAACGGTGAAGGCGATgaaagcgaggaggaggcggcgccgggttCCTCCTCTGAGGACAACTCCCGAGACAGATCCCCGGTGATTGACCGGCGGATaacgcgcgcgtgtgcgcgccgAGAGGGTCGCACCGCAGAGGACCGAGTTCACGCAACAGGCGCATCTGGGGAAGCAGCGAACCCAGACGAAgggcaggaggaggaggcggcgggagacGAGAAGTCTCGAGACGGTGAggagacgccttcgccgacggaatcgaggcggagaacgaaAGGGCGCATGTCGGCGCATCAGAAAGAAGGCCctggaggcccgcgggcctcggtGGCTTCCACAGGGAAACCCGCACACCCCTACTCTCGCCCGTGCTACAAATTCGATATTTCCATCTTTCGGCGACGCGACTTCCCCGAGGTCTCTTCcgctgcgttcgcggcgctgtcCTGCGGagggctgcgggcgctgaaGCCGTTCTACTTTGCGTCCGTTGACGTGCCCTTCGAGGAGCAGGTTCcgcacgcgcctccctctgAGAAGACCAAGACGAAGCCCAGACGTTCGCAGGAGCCCGACgatgcggccggcgcgctggtTTGA
- a CDS encoding chloride transporter, chloride channel (ClC) family protein (encoded by transcript BESB_014750), whose protein sequence is MSPPSASSRELSPVPADISCTERGQERGSADVSLCASPVRSFSPRPARRSPRESPSGLAPSPPAAGPAAASASRLSPSSPSSSSSPSSSSSPPPPSSPSPPSSPSPPSQRPGGDRAPARDAALVSNAAPDATPPKGRGWARVPPPTSPRPWARRRGGRVRQTAAPCLSPERRVSTRRREI, encoded by the coding sequence AtgtctccgccttccgcttcttcacgAGAGCTGTCGCCTGTGCCCGCGGACATTTCGTGCACCGAGAGAGGCcaggagcgaggcagcgcagatGTCAGCttgtgcgcgtcgcctgttcgctcgttttctccgcgtcctgcgcgtcgcagccCCCGGGAGTCCCCCTCTGGCCTAGCGCCGtccccgccggcggctggtcccgccgccgcgtccgcgtctcgcttatctccctcctcgccttcctcctcttcctcgccttcctcctcttcctcgcctccgccgccttcctcgccttcgccgccttcctcgccttcgccgccctcgcagcgCCCGGGTGGCGAtagagcgccggcgcgagatgccgccctcgtctccaACGCAGCGCCCGatgcgacgccgccgaagggGCGCGGATGGGCGCGAGTCCCCCCTCCGACGAGCCCGAGGCCCTGGGCTCGTCGGAGGGGGGGACGTGTGCGACAGACTGCTGctccctgcctctcgccGGAGAGGCGGGTGAGTacgcgccgcagggagaTCTGA